In a single window of the Arthrobacter sp. StoSoilA2 genome:
- a CDS encoding polyprenyl synthetase family protein — protein MTVTSSAARIKTDRGRTDLCSAIEDELGGLMSGRALAAAPYGPRFARLWALAGENVLGGKFVRPLLLMEMYDALQVPRMRSDHHPNRQTAISIAAAVELLHYAFLLHDDVIDGDLVRRGRPNLIGSLLTEAGLPRADSQPGEQAILHWARTGGILMGDLLLAATHQAFARADLPHPLRLRLLDLLEHTINETVAGEQLDVGLGDGVIAPELETILMMCGYKTATYTFELPLRAAAALAGADASMESVLATAGRHLGLAFQLQDDFLSTFGDPRQHGKDPFSDLREGKQTAIIAYARMTSAWPAIEPWFGRSELSRPQAEHVRRQLSDCGAEAFVQGLIREQLAHFHEILRGHAANIPETALNVLIDLAAQLEGRQS, from the coding sequence ATGACTGTCACGTCCAGTGCCGCGCGCATCAAGACCGATCGTGGCAGAACCGATCTCTGCTCCGCCATCGAGGACGAACTGGGCGGACTTATGTCCGGCAGAGCCCTTGCAGCGGCCCCGTATGGTCCCCGTTTTGCCCGTCTTTGGGCCCTTGCCGGCGAGAACGTGCTCGGCGGGAAATTCGTCCGCCCGCTGCTCCTGATGGAAATGTACGACGCCCTGCAAGTGCCCCGGATGCGTTCGGATCATCATCCAAACCGGCAGACCGCCATCAGCATCGCGGCCGCCGTCGAGCTCCTTCATTACGCCTTCCTCCTGCATGATGACGTGATCGACGGCGACCTCGTCCGCCGCGGCAGGCCAAACCTGATCGGGTCCCTCCTGACGGAAGCCGGACTACCCCGCGCCGATAGCCAGCCCGGAGAACAAGCAATACTCCATTGGGCCCGCACGGGCGGAATCCTGATGGGCGATCTGTTGTTGGCCGCCACCCATCAGGCCTTCGCAAGAGCGGACCTGCCCCATCCTCTGCGTCTCCGGCTCCTCGATCTTCTTGAACACACGATCAACGAGACGGTGGCCGGAGAGCAACTCGATGTTGGCCTGGGCGACGGCGTCATCGCCCCCGAACTCGAGACAATCCTCATGATGTGCGGATACAAGACCGCCACCTACACCTTCGAACTTCCGCTTCGTGCGGCCGCCGCTTTGGCTGGCGCTGATGCTTCCATGGAATCGGTCCTCGCCACGGCGGGCCGCCATCTTGGGCTGGCCTTCCAACTCCAGGACGACTTCCTGTCCACCTTCGGGGATCCGCGCCAGCACGGCAAGGATCCCTTTTCCGATCTACGTGAAGGCAAACAAACAGCCATCATTGCTTATGCGCGGATGACCAGCGCCTGGCCGGCGATTGAGCCATGGTTTGGTCGTTCCGAACTCAGCAGGCCGCAGGCGGAGCACGTACGCCGGCAGCTCAGCGACTGCGGGGCCGAGGCTTTCGTCCAAGGCCTGATCCGGGAGCAACTGGCACACTTCCACGAAATTTTACGAGGTCATGCCGCAAACATTCCCGAAACCGCACTCAACGTCTTGATCGATCTAGCCGCACAACTGGAAGGACGGCAATCATGA
- a CDS encoding EAL domain-containing protein, whose product MAQEAGSFPPGGGADHPSAEDVEASTSARDMTMREQVMDIIDAILGDSDPKSEGPRNKLRQLMEARPDDPQGALLEHLLETRKVPAPEPAVPLLREVSSVHLESSDAARTVTVPVSQEVREDIQAILADKLLLTAFQPVHALPDGNVVGVEALTRFVGEDGAGADVWFREAAEAGLGTELEIAALHCALTAAKDVPHDMYVALNLTPATSRDPRVRNLLAAASLAPERIIVELTGSLEPLEGQTRDDGLGQLRSLGLRVAVSASGAGFVSMDLLSELSPDIIKLDRHLIEGIEGSEGQRIRARAVVELAREVGAAVVAEGIETPSELKEVTALKVTAAQGYLLGRPSVHPLDWSAWSIRAQAEAQPTG is encoded by the coding sequence ATGGCTCAAGAAGCGGGCTCTTTTCCACCGGGCGGCGGTGCTGACCACCCATCAGCGGAGGACGTCGAGGCGTCCACCTCTGCCCGGGACATGACCATGCGCGAACAGGTGATGGACATCATCGATGCCATCCTCGGTGATTCCGATCCGAAGAGTGAAGGGCCCAGGAACAAGCTCCGCCAGCTCATGGAGGCTCGTCCGGATGATCCCCAGGGCGCTTTGCTGGAGCACCTGCTGGAAACACGGAAGGTTCCGGCCCCGGAGCCGGCGGTTCCGCTTCTACGGGAAGTTTCCAGTGTCCACCTTGAGTCCTCCGATGCGGCGCGCACGGTGACCGTTCCCGTCAGCCAGGAGGTTCGGGAAGACATCCAGGCAATACTGGCGGACAAGCTCTTGTTGACGGCCTTCCAGCCGGTCCATGCACTGCCTGACGGAAATGTGGTGGGCGTCGAAGCGTTGACCAGGTTTGTCGGTGAGGACGGCGCGGGCGCGGATGTCTGGTTCCGCGAGGCCGCGGAAGCGGGCCTGGGGACTGAATTGGAGATCGCAGCCCTTCACTGCGCGCTGACTGCAGCCAAGGACGTCCCCCATGACATGTATGTTGCCTTGAACCTCACTCCGGCGACCTCCCGTGACCCAAGGGTACGGAACCTGCTTGCTGCTGCGTCGCTGGCGCCGGAACGGATCATCGTGGAACTAACCGGCAGCCTGGAACCCTTGGAAGGCCAAACGCGCGACGACGGACTCGGCCAGTTGCGCTCGCTCGGCCTGCGTGTTGCTGTCAGCGCCTCCGGGGCAGGTTTCGTTTCCATGGACCTCCTGAGCGAGCTGAGCCCGGACATCATCAAACTCGACCGCCATCTCATTGAAGGTATCGAAGGCAGCGAGGGACAACGGATCCGTGCCAGGGCAGTGGTCGAGCTTGCCCGGGAAGTTGGAGCTGCGGTGGTTGCGGAGGGCATTGAAACTCCCTCAGAACTCAAGGAAGTCACGGCGTTAAAGGTGACTGCCGCCCAGGGATATTTGCTCGGACGCCCCTCGGTTCACCCCTTGGACTGGTCCGCCTGGAGCATCCGCGCGCAAGCTGAGGCCCAGCCGACGGGCTAG
- a CDS encoding lycopene cyclase domain-containing protein produces the protein MGIVYLAVLLIGTMCMLLLDHRFRLFFWRDARAAAIVTAVGVLFLLGWDLAGIGLGIFLRGEGAIATGVMLGPQLPLEEPVFLLFLVLCTMVLYTGARRILARSMLPREGDRRLESRRLEDQRLEDQRLEDRRLQKKNL, from the coding sequence ATGGGAATCGTCTATCTTGCTGTGCTGCTGATAGGCACTATGTGCATGCTGCTGCTGGACCACCGGTTCCGACTGTTCTTCTGGCGCGACGCCAGAGCTGCGGCGATCGTGACCGCCGTCGGGGTTTTGTTCCTGCTCGGCTGGGACCTGGCCGGAATCGGTTTGGGAATCTTCCTGCGGGGTGAGGGCGCAATCGCAACCGGGGTGATGCTCGGACCGCAATTGCCCCTTGAAGAGCCTGTGTTCCTGCTGTTCCTGGTGCTGTGCACGATGGTGCTTTATACAGGAGCGCGGCGGATTCTTGCCCGCTCCATGCTGCCTCGTGAGGGCGACCGGCGGCTTGAGAGTCGGCGGCTTGAAGATCAGCGGCTTGAAGATCAGCGGCTTGAGGATCGGCGACTTCAGAAGAAGAACCTGTGA
- a CDS encoding Nramp family divalent metal transporter gives MTAPSLLRRPAPTKVWSRLLLLGPAFVAAIAYVDPGNVAANLTAGANYGYLLVWVLVAANAMAVLVQYQSAKLGLATGMSLPEILGKRLGTRRRRLYWAQAEIVAGATDMAEVIGGAVALNLLFGLPLLAGGLIVGVASMMLLALQSRRGQRSFEYAILVLLGIIAVGFVSGLFVNPPDAGSALGGLLPRFEGTDTVLLAASMLGATVMPHAIYLHSALARDRHGFSENPAVRTRLIRATRVDVVGALLLAGVVNISMLLLAASSLRGIEGTDTIAGAHAAVTSALGPAIGVVFAIGLLASGLASTSVGCYAGATIMGGLLKVRIPLLTRRVITLIPALIVLGAGVEPTLALVLSQVLLSFGIPFALIPLIRLTGKREVMGIHADSKPLKIAGWTSATLIVGLNIVLITLTITGHS, from the coding sequence ATGACCGCCCCGAGCCTGCTAAGACGACCTGCACCGACGAAAGTCTGGTCGCGCCTACTCCTCCTGGGCCCCGCGTTCGTGGCGGCGATCGCCTACGTCGATCCCGGCAATGTGGCCGCAAACCTGACGGCCGGAGCCAACTACGGGTATTTGCTGGTGTGGGTGCTGGTTGCAGCCAACGCCATGGCAGTCCTTGTGCAGTACCAATCAGCGAAGCTCGGCCTCGCAACCGGCATGAGCCTTCCGGAGATTCTCGGCAAGCGGCTTGGCACCAGGCGCCGGCGCCTTTACTGGGCGCAGGCCGAGATCGTAGCCGGCGCCACAGACATGGCCGAGGTAATCGGCGGCGCGGTTGCCCTCAACCTCTTGTTCGGACTTCCGCTACTGGCCGGTGGTCTCATCGTGGGTGTCGCATCAATGATGCTCTTGGCGCTGCAGTCCCGCCGCGGCCAGCGCTCCTTCGAGTACGCGATCCTGGTATTGCTGGGAATCATTGCCGTCGGGTTTGTATCCGGTCTGTTCGTCAACCCTCCGGACGCAGGAAGCGCACTGGGCGGTTTGCTCCCCCGCTTTGAGGGCACCGATACAGTCCTGTTGGCAGCAAGCATGCTCGGTGCCACAGTGATGCCGCATGCAATCTACCTGCACTCGGCCTTGGCGCGGGACCGCCACGGCTTCTCAGAGAACCCGGCGGTGCGGACGCGGCTGATCCGCGCAACCCGCGTTGACGTTGTGGGCGCCCTTTTGCTTGCCGGTGTGGTGAACATTTCGATGCTCCTGCTGGCTGCCTCCAGCCTCCGGGGCATTGAGGGAACAGACACGATTGCCGGTGCCCACGCGGCCGTGACGTCGGCACTTGGTCCGGCTATCGGCGTCGTGTTCGCAATCGGCTTGTTGGCCTCCGGCCTCGCATCGACATCGGTAGGCTGCTATGCCGGTGCAACCATCATGGGCGGCCTGCTAAAAGTACGCATCCCCTTGCTGACCCGCCGCGTGATCACCCTCATTCCGGCATTGATCGTTCTGGGAGCAGGCGTTGAGCCCACCCTGGCCCTGGTACTGAGCCAGGTCCTGCTGAGCTTTGGTATTCCTTTCGCGCTGATCCCGCTCATAAGACTCACCGGCAAGCGGGAAGTCATGGGCATCCATGCGGACTCCAAGCCATTGAAGATAGCAGGCTGGACGAGTGCAACTTTGATCGTCGGGCTGAACATAGTGCTCATTACACTGACTATCACCGGCCATTCCTAA
- a CDS encoding prenyltransferase: MTYLWLSLVFVAAAAVVGVVCVRKGANSNEARQHWKAAGLAFGALAVLTAVFDSVMIGMELFHYDASHILGLKIGLAPVEDFAYPLAGVLVLPGLWVWLTRGREAAPRSNLKGLIPQALLASRPISWINTAYPFAAAMFLTTREVNWVLVVGTLYFLIPYNLAMYGINDVFDYASDLQNPRKGGIEGALLQPRLHRPMLWLAAITNVPFLVVLAVASGPATWLGIAVSAFAVVAYSVAGLRFKERPVLDSLTSSTHFVSPAVVALTLAGAEMTPGLLILLAAFFLWGMAAHAFGAVQDIEPDRQANIASIATVFGARRTVRLAVVLWLVAGLAMLATPWPGPLAAAIAVPYIANCAPWWNVTDMTAARTNTAWRRFIWLNYGSGFLVTLILILQWNLTS; the protein is encoded by the coding sequence GTGACTTACCTGTGGCTCTCGCTCGTGTTCGTTGCGGCCGCGGCCGTTGTGGGCGTGGTTTGTGTCCGGAAGGGCGCGAACTCCAACGAAGCCAGGCAGCATTGGAAGGCGGCTGGCCTTGCCTTCGGGGCGCTGGCGGTGCTGACGGCTGTATTCGACTCCGTGATGATCGGGATGGAGCTCTTCCACTACGACGCCTCACACATTCTGGGCCTGAAGATCGGGCTGGCGCCGGTAGAGGACTTCGCCTACCCCTTGGCGGGCGTGCTGGTTCTTCCCGGGCTCTGGGTTTGGTTGACGCGGGGGCGGGAGGCGGCACCGCGCAGTAACCTCAAAGGTCTCATCCCCCAAGCCCTGCTCGCGTCACGGCCCATTAGTTGGATCAACACGGCATATCCGTTCGCTGCAGCGATGTTCCTGACCACCCGAGAGGTCAACTGGGTACTGGTGGTCGGCACGCTGTATTTCCTCATCCCCTACAACCTGGCGATGTACGGGATCAACGATGTGTTCGACTACGCCTCGGACCTGCAAAACCCTCGAAAAGGCGGCATTGAAGGCGCCCTGCTTCAACCAAGGCTGCACCGGCCAATGCTATGGCTCGCCGCCATCACAAATGTGCCATTCCTTGTGGTGCTGGCGGTTGCGAGTGGCCCTGCTACTTGGCTGGGCATCGCTGTGAGCGCCTTCGCCGTGGTCGCCTATTCCGTGGCGGGACTACGATTCAAGGAACGTCCTGTCCTGGACTCACTGACGTCGAGTACGCACTTCGTGAGTCCCGCCGTCGTGGCTCTGACGTTGGCTGGTGCCGAGATGACGCCGGGACTGTTGATCCTGCTCGCCGCATTCTTCTTGTGGGGCATGGCGGCTCACGCGTTTGGAGCCGTCCAGGACATCGAACCGGACCGGCAGGCAAATATCGCTTCCATAGCGACAGTCTTCGGTGCCCGGCGAACGGTGCGGCTCGCCGTCGTACTCTGGCTTGTTGCGGGTCTCGCCATGCTGGCCACGCCGTGGCCCGGGCCGCTCGCAGCGGCAATCGCCGTCCCATATATCGCCAATTGCGCTCCCTGGTGGAACGTCACGGATATGACGGCGGCACGCACCAACACTGCATGGCGCCGTTTCATCTGGCTCAACTACGGATCGGGTTTCCTGGTCACGCTGATACTGATCCTGCAGTGGAACCTGACGTCATGA
- the crtI gene encoding phytoene desaturase family protein: MTRTVVIGGGIAGLATAALLAREGHEVQLLERLDHVGGRAGTLERNGFRFDTGPSWYLMPGVFDHFFGLLGTSTAEQLDLQTLNPAYRVFTEPKHDNGRQDPLTIPLGSEQVMRTFERVEPGSAQRLATYLASAKHTSDMAERFFLYNPFTKLQSLLQPEILRALPELARLLLTPLEKFVSQRFHHPVLRQVLGYPAVFLGTNPAEAPAMYHLMSALDLGDGVQYPMGGFTQLVERLEALAREAGVRIQTGAEVVQITTREAARAGGKGHLGGLGRRRRLPGTTKREVTGVRWREKHGSEHFSVADIVVSGADLHHTETALLAAEDQSYPATWWQRRTSGPGAVLVMLGVKGRLPGLPHHSLFFTRDWQANFQSIFGNQPSIPDPASIYVCKPSATDPGVAPPEHENLFVLIPIPADPGIGSGGPDGAGDSLIERTADAAVDQIAEWANIPDLRERIVVRQTIGPGDFSRDYNSWRGGMLGPAHTLGQSAMFRAQNASKRVTGLFYAGATTAPGVGVPMCLISAELVLKRIRGDNSPGPTVIDPSRMKRTAGRLP; encoded by the coding sequence ATGACCCGGACAGTCGTGATCGGTGGTGGCATTGCTGGGCTTGCCACCGCCGCCCTCCTGGCGCGGGAAGGCCATGAAGTGCAACTTCTGGAGCGGCTCGACCACGTGGGAGGGCGAGCCGGAACGTTGGAGCGGAACGGTTTTCGCTTCGACACCGGACCGTCGTGGTACTTAATGCCTGGCGTCTTTGACCACTTTTTCGGCCTGCTGGGAACCAGCACAGCGGAACAGCTCGATCTTCAAACACTCAATCCCGCCTACCGTGTGTTCACTGAACCAAAGCACGACAACGGGCGGCAGGATCCGCTCACTATCCCACTGGGCAGTGAACAAGTCATGCGGACGTTCGAGCGGGTTGAACCAGGGAGCGCACAGCGCCTCGCAACCTATCTGGCTTCGGCAAAGCACACCTCCGACATGGCTGAACGCTTCTTCCTCTATAACCCCTTCACCAAGCTGCAATCACTCCTGCAGCCCGAGATCCTGCGCGCCCTGCCGGAGCTGGCCCGCCTCCTGCTCACTCCGCTGGAAAAGTTTGTCTCCCAGCGTTTTCACCACCCTGTGCTGCGTCAGGTCCTGGGTTACCCGGCCGTCTTCCTGGGCACCAATCCTGCTGAGGCGCCGGCCATGTACCACTTGATGAGCGCACTGGATCTTGGCGACGGCGTCCAGTACCCCATGGGGGGCTTCACACAGCTCGTGGAGCGTCTCGAAGCGTTGGCACGTGAAGCTGGCGTACGCATCCAGACCGGCGCGGAGGTCGTCCAGATCACCACCCGCGAAGCAGCCCGGGCCGGAGGCAAGGGGCATCTGGGCGGCTTGGGCCGCCGTCGTCGATTGCCTGGAACCACCAAACGCGAGGTGACCGGCGTCCGCTGGCGGGAGAAGCACGGCAGTGAGCATTTCAGCGTTGCCGACATCGTGGTTTCCGGTGCGGATCTGCACCATACGGAAACTGCCCTGTTGGCCGCTGAGGACCAGAGTTATCCGGCCACGTGGTGGCAGCGCCGAACCAGCGGCCCTGGTGCCGTGCTGGTGATGCTCGGTGTGAAGGGGCGGTTGCCCGGACTCCCGCACCACTCCTTGTTCTTCACCAGGGACTGGCAAGCGAACTTCCAGTCGATCTTCGGCAATCAGCCCAGCATCCCGGATCCCGCTTCCATCTATGTTTGCAAACCCAGCGCCACAGACCCAGGCGTTGCCCCGCCGGAGCACGAGAACCTCTTTGTGCTGATCCCCATACCCGCGGACCCCGGGATCGGATCAGGCGGGCCGGACGGCGCGGGCGACTCCCTCATCGAGAGGACTGCCGACGCCGCCGTCGACCAGATCGCGGAATGGGCCAACATTCCTGATCTCCGTGAACGGATCGTGGTCCGGCAGACCATCGGACCCGGAGATTTCTCCCGCGACTACAACTCCTGGCGCGGGGGCATGCTCGGCCCGGCACACACCCTGGGACAGAGCGCGATGTTCCGTGCCCAGAATGCTTCCAAGCGGGTGACGGGGCTGTTCTACGCCGGTGCCACCACCGCACCAGGCGTAGGCGTGCCCATGTGCCTCATCAGTGCGGAACTGGTGCTGAAAAGGATTCGCGGTGACAACAGCCCCGGGCCTACCGTTATCGACCCCAGCCGCATGAAGCGTACCGCCGGCAGGTTGCCCTGA
- the idi gene encoding isopentenyl-diphosphate Delta-isomerase, producing the protein MNATEMVVLLDDAGRPIGETSKAAVHTQETPLHLAFSCYLLNDLGELLLTRRSPEKKTWPGVWTNSFCGHPAPGEDPEDAVLRRAHFELGVDVRRIELILPDFRYRAVDPSGIVENELCPVYVARVLGTLRPNPLEVSDYAWMSPGLLAEALDRTPAAFSPWLALQFPQLVEAQALALGAQA; encoded by the coding sequence ATGAACGCGACAGAAATGGTCGTCCTTCTCGACGACGCCGGCAGGCCCATCGGCGAAACCTCCAAAGCAGCAGTCCACACCCAGGAAACTCCACTGCATCTTGCCTTTTCCTGCTACTTGCTCAATGACCTCGGCGAGCTCCTCCTTACACGCCGCTCCCCCGAGAAGAAGACGTGGCCAGGGGTGTGGACCAACAGCTTTTGCGGGCATCCGGCTCCCGGCGAGGACCCCGAGGACGCTGTTCTCCGTCGCGCGCACTTTGAACTGGGAGTGGACGTGAGGCGGATCGAGTTGATTCTCCCTGACTTCCGTTACCGCGCCGTGGACCCCTCGGGCATCGTCGAGAATGAGCTTTGCCCTGTCTACGTGGCCCGGGTCCTGGGAACGCTCCGGCCAAATCCGCTGGAAGTGTCTGACTACGCCTGGATGTCGCCGGGACTCCTTGCAGAAGCCTTGGACAGGACTCCTGCTGCCTTCAGCCCATGGCTGGCACTGCAATTTCCCCAGCTCGTCGAGGCCCAGGCCCTGGCGCTCGGAGCACAAGCATGA
- a CDS encoding MarR family transcriptional regulator → MDANGHAKGYWYGKDPGQKALAVDVLNALRVYRVSEQAMRRRTRSAMGMGEKDLLALRYLFEAEAAGKVMKPKDLGDRLGITSASMTTLIDRLVESGHIRREPHPSDRRALILRPTAGSDQEVRHTLGGMHRRILDVASALSPEEARVVMDFLEHMRQAVDTIDEDPTDEQPQGPESTAS, encoded by the coding sequence ATGGACGCAAACGGCCACGCTAAGGGCTATTGGTACGGCAAGGACCCCGGGCAGAAAGCCCTTGCCGTTGATGTCCTGAATGCCCTCCGGGTTTATCGTGTCTCGGAACAGGCCATGCGCAGGCGGACCCGTTCGGCCATGGGCATGGGTGAAAAGGACCTCTTGGCCTTGCGGTACCTTTTCGAAGCCGAAGCGGCGGGCAAGGTGATGAAACCCAAGGACCTGGGCGATCGCTTGGGCATAACGTCCGCGTCAATGACCACCCTGATCGATCGTTTGGTGGAATCCGGACACATCCGGCGGGAACCGCATCCGTCGGATCGTCGGGCCTTGATTCTGCGGCCTACAGCAGGTTCGGACCAGGAAGTCAGGCATACACTGGGCGGAATGCATCGCCGGATTTTGGACGTCGCAAGCGCGCTGAGCCCGGAAGAAGCACGTGTGGTGATGGACTTTCTTGAGCACATGCGCCAGGCCGTGGACACGATCGACGAAGACCCAACTGATGAACAACCCCAGGGCCCGGAATCTACCGCTTCATGA
- a CDS encoding squalene/phytoene synthase family protein gives MSVDVDTSFGHFTRTAERAANQVIAAYSTSFGLATRILGPRHRQHVRNIYALVRVADELVDGVTAEAGLSHQQQNDALDHFIDETHRALHIGYSSDLIIHAFAQTARAAGIDESLIDPFFASMRTDLGERTPTRAVPLRFDAGAHQGYVYGSAEVVGLMCLRVFMRGENINDGDAAALRYGASRLGAAFQNINFLRDLSDDTARLGRNYLGVADHLEDRDRLEWVKTIRAQLDDANAVIPLLPHDARAAVRSALALFAALTRRIEQTNIDELYRSRVRVPDVFKAGLAARAVAATWLEPR, from the coding sequence ATGAGCGTCGATGTCGACACGTCCTTTGGGCATTTCACACGGACGGCCGAACGCGCCGCAAACCAGGTCATTGCTGCCTATTCCACCTCATTCGGGCTGGCAACCCGGATCCTTGGACCCCGCCACCGCCAGCATGTTCGCAACATCTACGCTTTGGTGCGTGTGGCCGATGAACTCGTTGACGGCGTCACTGCCGAAGCCGGCCTGAGTCACCAACAGCAAAACGACGCCTTGGACCACTTCATCGATGAAACCCACCGGGCGCTCCACATCGGCTACAGCAGCGATCTCATCATCCACGCCTTCGCCCAGACGGCACGGGCTGCGGGGATAGATGAGTCCCTGATTGACCCCTTTTTCGCCTCAATGCGCACGGACCTCGGCGAGCGCACGCCAACGCGCGCCGTTCCTCTCCGATTTGATGCGGGGGCTCATCAGGGGTACGTGTACGGTTCCGCCGAGGTGGTTGGGCTGATGTGCCTTCGCGTCTTCATGCGCGGGGAGAACATCAACGACGGCGATGCCGCGGCTTTGCGGTATGGCGCCAGCAGGTTGGGCGCTGCTTTCCAGAACATCAACTTCCTGCGCGACCTCTCCGATGACACGGCCCGGCTGGGCCGCAACTATCTGGGTGTGGCAGACCACCTTGAGGACCGGGATCGTCTGGAATGGGTGAAGACGATCCGCGCCCAATTGGACGATGCCAACGCCGTCATTCCCCTTCTTCCGCATGACGCCCGGGCCGCAGTCAGAAGTGCGCTGGCGTTGTTTGCTGCCCTGACGCGCCGCATAGAACAGACAAACATTGACGAGCTCTACCGGTCCCGCGTGCGTGTCCCTGACGTTTTCAAGGCAGGACTCGCGGCCAGGGCAGTCGCAGCAACCTGGCTGGAGCCCCGATGA
- a CDS encoding CPBP family intramembrane glutamic endopeptidase — protein sequence MMSISTESRTALTWKLLPAGLLSLSGVPLFALGNDFLGYALVAASIVTAVFIDHGLMRHLAVVAAGMVIISLVPLNADLSIGHMALMGGALALAVLVPWLVSRHLYNEKIIKFPVNTGRPWPLAAKLYLVGVVALGYFILPAYLIRTGVYHNWPDASDPTIFWRLFLGVNSVGIWDELFFICTTFTLLRQHFPDWLANLLQAVIFSSFLWEIGYQAWGPLLTFPFALLQGYTFKLTKSFTYVVSVHLLFDFVLFLALVHAHNRDWLPIFLY from the coding sequence GTGATGTCGATTTCCACGGAATCCCGGACCGCGCTCACCTGGAAGCTTTTGCCAGCGGGGCTACTATCCCTGTCCGGGGTGCCACTTTTCGCCCTGGGCAATGACTTTCTCGGTTACGCACTCGTGGCGGCCAGCATTGTCACCGCTGTATTCATCGACCACGGCCTGATGCGGCACCTGGCAGTGGTAGCAGCCGGAATGGTCATCATCAGCCTGGTACCCCTGAACGCGGATCTCAGCATCGGACACATGGCACTCATGGGTGGCGCCCTTGCTTTGGCCGTGCTGGTTCCGTGGCTTGTATCCCGTCACCTGTACAACGAAAAGATCATCAAATTTCCGGTCAACACGGGCCGTCCATGGCCGCTCGCCGCGAAGCTATACCTGGTGGGCGTCGTAGCGCTTGGGTACTTCATCCTCCCGGCCTACCTCATTCGGACGGGCGTCTACCACAATTGGCCGGACGCGTCCGATCCCACCATCTTCTGGCGCCTCTTCCTCGGAGTGAACTCCGTGGGCATTTGGGACGAACTGTTCTTCATCTGCACCACGTTCACGCTGTTACGCCAACACTTCCCCGACTGGTTGGCCAACCTCCTGCAAGCTGTGATCTTCTCGTCCTTCCTGTGGGAGATCGGTTACCAGGCGTGGGGTCCCCTCCTTACCTTCCCGTTCGCGCTGCTGCAGGGCTATACGTTCAAGCTGACGAAGTCCTTCACTTACGTGGTGTCAGTTCATCTGCTCTTCGATTTCGTCCTGTTCCTGGCGCTGGTCCATGCGCACAACCGCGACTGGTTGCCCATCTTCCTGTACTGA
- a CDS encoding MarR family transcriptional regulator: protein MNRPDEIEASVSTGMYDMDVNDPGRELVDREGLSRDDVRQISQLMASLERLRDAEQRLSETSLKFMKVNHSDMRALHYLIVSANSGVIATPGAIAAHLGISTASTTKLLDRLERAGHIARQAHPTDRRALAIAITPETHETAMRTVGRQQARRFLAAARLTAEERETVMRFLDDMARELSVGDGAV, encoded by the coding sequence ATGAACAGACCGGATGAAATCGAAGCCTCGGTTTCCACCGGCATGTATGACATGGACGTCAACGATCCCGGGCGCGAACTGGTAGACCGTGAGGGGCTATCCCGTGACGATGTCCGGCAGATCAGCCAGCTCATGGCCTCGCTTGAAAGGTTGCGTGACGCCGAACAGCGGCTCTCTGAGACCTCGCTGAAATTCATGAAGGTCAACCACTCGGATATGCGGGCCCTGCACTACCTGATCGTTAGCGCCAATAGTGGAGTCATTGCCACCCCCGGCGCCATTGCTGCACACCTGGGCATTTCGACGGCGTCCACCACCAAACTTCTCGACCGTCTGGAACGCGCGGGGCACATCGCAAGACAAGCGCACCCCACAGACAGGCGCGCCCTTGCCATCGCGATCACCCCTGAAACGCACGAGACGGCCATGCGGACCGTAGGGCGCCAGCAAGCCCGGCGTTTTCTGGCCGCCGCCCGCCTGACTGCAGAGGAGCGTGAAACCGTGATGCGCTTCCTGGATGACATGGCCAGGGAGCTTTCTGTGGGGGACGGTGCGGTTTAG